In the Perca flavescens isolate YP-PL-M2 chromosome 10, PFLA_1.0, whole genome shotgun sequence genome, ATATTAACGTCTTAAATCGAGGCGGGGTTCTTCTTTGTGGGCCACTGAGCAGTTGAgagttaagtgccttgctcaagggcaatGAGGGAGTGACAACTGCTTCTGGTTCACTGACCACTGGTCCTTAGATGACCCCTTTTAAATAGTAAATACTCCCTTTGTTAACCTGCACGATTTTATATAAAGTAAAGACGACTAAACCTTTTAATTGAAAGCGACACATCTGGGCTTCATCCAAAGGACATGTAGGACATGAGAAGTGAAGAAGACGAGCCACGTTCGCTAATAAACACTTGCTTTTAGTTCCATCTTACAAATTGATAAAGTGTGAACTTTTATTCAGATTTCCTCGTTTGAATGGGGTTTGGTGTGAAGTTCTTCTAGATTTGTCTTagtgtcaacaaatcccataaaaAAGACCCAGTgtgctgtgacacacacacacacaaacacactcatattCTACATGTTCTAATTGATGTAGATCCAGCTGTGGGACACCGCGGGTCAGGAGCGCTTCAGGAAGTCCATGGTGCAGCACTACTACCGCAACGTGCACGCCGTCGTCTTTGTCTACGACGTGACCAACGCGTCCAGCTTCCGCAGCCTGCCGGCGTGGATCGAGGAGTGCAAGCAGCACGCTCTGGGCACAGAGGTACCCAGGATCCTAGTCGGAAACAAGTGCGACCTTCAAGACTCGGTCCAAGTGGGCACAGACGTGGCGCAGCAGTTCGCCGACGCCCACTCCATGCCCCTGTTTGAGACGTCTGCCAAGAACCCAAACAGCCAGGGAGATGGGAGCGGTGGCGGAGGAAACAGTGACCACGTTGAGGCGATTTTTATGACGGTGGCCCACAAGCTGAAGTCTCAGAAGCCCCTGGTGTTGAGCCAGCCGCCCGGGGGATCGGGGGGTACCGTCCACCTGAGCAGGGGGAGGGACGACGGGGGAGACGGGGCCAGGAGCTGgggctgcagcagctgctgagGCTGCACAGGACGACCCCGAGAGAATGAAAAGGGAAGTGGAGTGGAGGAGCGGCTGAGCGGCTTCACAATCAGCACAAACGCGCAGATGAATCTCGTTCCAAAGCTCGCGCTTAACTTTATAAATgactttaaatgttttaaagtggTATTTACAGTACAATTGTTGTTATGTGAAAGCCAAAATCTGTCGTTGGTTCATGGAAAGGATCCTGAACAAGAGGCCAACTATCTGATTCTAAATCAGTTCTCCTTCAGTCGTTATTTAAGTCTGGAGCCTGCACCGCCGAGCTTTAAAGTCACTTTTTCTTCATGGAGTAAAGTGGCATTAACACATGATTTGCCATAGAAATGTCTTTGTTTCTACAACAGCTTTACTAAGATATGATGGGAGAGCAGACCGTTGGGGGTGGACATAATAACAGAAGACATTATGATACAATCTATTTGGTTTTGATTCAGCCGTCTCACTAAAACACAAAGTGTAGATGTGAATGCATTTccttcttttaaaatgtatttgcaaaaggcaatatttcaaatatttagaAACTATCTATGTATCTACCGTATTAAACTGCTGAATGTGTTATCGCCACCAGCTGCGGGTCAGTCTTTACCATACGTGTACGTTCAGTACGTTTCAGTAAAAAAGATGTCTGCTGCCACTCGTGGTCAAAAAGCTCACagggcacctttttttttttttttataaatccaaGGATCAGAAACCTTGATTCTTTAGAAGTCATGTCAGATCAATGTTGTGTTGGCAGCACATGCTGAGCCAACTCAGTGAAAAGAGGGATTACTGAACAACAACCTCGGTAATCCCATCCAGGTTTACCCAAAATCCTAAGGGAATACTCGACCGCTCCGTTTTTGATACGTTTCACTGTGAGGGCAGCTGGGAGCTCGGTGTCAGCAGTCAAGGCCTGCCCACTTTGGGCTGGCAGTCAGCTGATGAGTCATGCATGGTCTTATTGGAGGCCTCCTCCCACTCTCTGCTGTATCACATGACCCTGTTCGTTCTCTCgcgcagggctccagactaactagTGACTCAACTTACTGATAAATGCTCTGGAAATATATTTACAGAAATAACAACGTGctgttctgaatgaaaagtaGTGCTTTAAAAATAGTCCTGAAGTAATCTTTCACGTTGCTGTGAGTGGTCGGCACTGCGTGCCATGAAAAAAGTAATCCCAACGTAACAATCAGTGATTTGGTCATCCTCCCAGAGGACCGGGTAACCAGCTGCCTGCAAGGCTCCGGATCGTTAGCATTTCATCTTTATTACCGCGTTACTTTATCTACCGGTTGTCGTAAACAGCAGGACGGGACTAAATGGTGGCAGTGTGGGGTCAGCCGGCCCGTCAGAGAGGGAAAGGGGCCGTTCTTCTGTAGCGCGCACCTCTGCAGGTGCTGTACATCAAGGCTGCTGCCGTCATCCCCAGCTTCTCCTGTACGGAAGCTTGTGATTCAGTATTCAGCATGTCGCGGTTAGATCCTTGAGCCGGGTGGCGTTACCATGCACAGCTCCTCCGCTGCTCACGCTCTGCATCACCGCTCACTGTGACGGTTTGATGGGTTTATGTTTGGTTGCTGCTTTCTTCAAGTGTCCtttgtttttaatacattttaaacttaTTTAAAGATTGGAgggacacggacacacacacacacggacacacactcTAAGGCTTCCTTTGCCTCATCTTCACTTCAGCCATGAACACATAACGCTCCTGTATCTCTCATTGCCCAGAAAGAAAAGTGCTATCCCTTCACAGTGACTAAGAACCAAACTACTGGGAGGATAGAACGGTTTGTAATAAAGTACCCTGAACATTTCAAACTGTGGTcagcttttatttattaaatacacaaatacaatgTCTTGAATTTATACAATGAGAACACAAATTTCACACTTTCACTCGGGCAGTTAGGCATGTCACATACACAGTGAGCTCAGGTAGTCAACTTTGGCAAACGAGTTTGTCTCCACAAATCTTTGGTCAAAGAGGAAACAACCAACCAAAGGACTCCTATCTCTTCCTTCCATCAGTCCCTCCCTCTTGTCTATCCACTAATGAAGAAATGTCTAGGCACAGCTGTGAAATGTGTAGTCCCCGATGTGGACGTGGGTCAGGTCAGCCTGCTGTATGAAGGCAGTCTGGAAGGGCCGTCGTCTTCCTCAGCGGTGCCCCGGTCACCGGATGGGACAGGAGAGTTGAAAAGCCTGTCGTCCCCCCCTGCTTGgcgcacacacaaactacaTCACATGACTGCCGAGGGCCAAACGGCAATTGTAGACCGTATGAGTTCTTACCTTGCCATGTACAAACCATCTCCGTGTCCCCAGGgtcacactgaggaaccagcgTCTCCTGCAAAatgcaaaatacacacacacacacacacacaaatgtattaGTGGGTGTACTGTTCTGTATATTGGCTAGAATCTGCGtttgggggagggaggggccATATCATAGTAGGGGGtatgggtgtcctcccccagggaggTTTTGAGCatcgacttcatttcctgtatttgaATAcgcttttatgcaccaatttacggtggaaatatctttatttagcctatgtgaagaagaaaaacacagatgacaattcaaaatatatcaaaaatataatggaaagtatgttgttgtgtgtcattgggcattttgaagtgggtatatggagatcctggagctttctttagtgggtatactgcgtatcaAATACACCACTGGACTGGCCCCTTCCTTACCAATCCTGTTCTGGCATCGTAGCACCCACAGCCGGGGAGACTGCGGCAGCCCACGTAGGCGATGAGCGAGGAGAGGGCCAGGCTGATGGTGCAGGTCAGTAGGATGGTGGCGTTGGCCCCCTTCACCATCCGATGGAGGACAAACGTCTGAGCAGAGACACCAAGAGAGCAGTCGTAAGTGCGAAGCAAGCTGCCACTTATTTAAAGATTggaggcgcacacacacacacacacacacacacacacacacacacacacacacacacacacacacacacacacacacacacacacacacacacacacacacacacacacacacacacacacacacacacaccttttggGATTATAGAGATCTGCTCTGTAACAACACAGGGACTTACAGA is a window encoding:
- the rab33ba gene encoding RAB33B, member RAS oncogene family a: MAESGSLPSSTLPPPRTRIFKIIVIGDSGVGKTCLTYRFCAGRFPEKTEATIGVDFRERLVEIDCEKIKIQLWDTAGQERFRKSMVQHYYRNVHAVVFVYDVTNASSFRSLPAWIEECKQHALGTEVPRILVGNKCDLQDSVQVGTDVAQQFADAHSMPLFETSAKNPNSQGDGSGGGGNSDHVEAIFMTVAHKLKSQKPLVLSQPPGGSGGTVHLSRGRDDGGDGARSWGCSSC